A genomic segment from Nocardiopsis sp. Huas11 encodes:
- a CDS encoding PadR family transcriptional regulator yields MSATRLLVLGVVRLHGQTHGYRVGRELLSWGAKEWANVKWGSIYHALRKLSAEGRLREFFAEGDEIVDRTSYEITPEGEAELHRLLRRALSHGGDDHALLFAGVTLMTSLPRAEAVELLKERLAALEAANAELAGFKEPGAEWGKPEHVCELFGLWHRTVGAGAEWTRDLIASLEAGRYTMADDGPEAFGLPPGDDG; encoded by the coding sequence ATGTCGGCGACGCGGTTGTTGGTCCTGGGCGTGGTGCGGCTGCACGGGCAGACGCACGGGTACCGCGTGGGCCGCGAACTGCTCTCCTGGGGCGCCAAGGAGTGGGCCAACGTCAAGTGGGGCTCCATCTACCACGCGCTGCGCAAGCTCTCCGCGGAGGGCAGGCTCCGCGAGTTCTTCGCGGAGGGCGACGAGATCGTGGACCGCACCTCCTACGAGATCACCCCTGAGGGCGAGGCGGAGCTGCACCGGCTGCTGCGCCGGGCGCTCAGCCACGGGGGTGACGACCACGCCCTGCTGTTCGCGGGTGTCACGCTGATGACCTCGCTGCCCCGGGCCGAGGCCGTCGAGCTGTTGAAGGAGCGCCTGGCGGCCCTGGAGGCCGCGAACGCCGAGCTGGCCGGCTTCAAGGAGCCCGGGGCGGAGTGGGGCAAGCCCGAGCACGTGTGCGAGCTGTTCGGACTGTGGCACCGCACCGTCGGCGCCGGCGCCGAGTGGACCCGCGACCTCATCGCGTCACTGGAGGCGGGCCGCTACACCATGGCCGACGACGGACCGGAGGCCTTCGGCCTGCCGCCCGGAGACGACGGGTAA